Below is a genomic region from Rhodoligotrophos appendicifer.
TCGAGAGCCGCACCCAGACCGATCGCCTGGACGATTGCCGGCGTGCCGGCCTCGAAGCGATGCGGCGGCGGGGCGTAGGTGACCCCCTCCTGGCTCACATCCTGGATCATCTCTCCTCCGCCCTGATAGGGCGGCATCGATGCCAGGATGTCGGCCTTGCCGTAGAGCACGCCGATCCCCGTGGGCCCATAGGTCTTGTGCCCCGTGAACACGTAGAAGTCGCAATCCAGCGCCTGGACGTCCACCACTTGATGCACGGCGCTCTGGCTGCCATCCACCAGCACCGGAATGCCGCGGGCATGCGCCAGCCGGATGATCTCCTGCATCGGGGTGATCGTCCCCAAAGCGTTGGACATGTGCGTGATGGCGACCATCTTGACCTTGGGCCCGAGCAGCCGCTCATATTCTTCCAGGATCAGGGCGCCGCTATCGTCCACCGGCACCCATTGGATCACGGCGCCGCGGCGTTCGCGGTGGAAGTTCCATGGCACGATGTTGGAATGGTGCTCCAACAGCGACAGTACGATCTCGTCGCCCTCCCCGATCACCATGCCGCCGAAGGACTGCGCGACGAGGTTGATCGCTTCCGTGGCATTGCGGGTGAAGATGATCTCGTCCACCGATGGCGCATTCAGGAAGCTGCGCACGCTTTCGCGCGCATCCTCGTAGTTCTGCGTCGCGGCATTGGAGAGGAAATGCAGGCCCCGATGCACATTGGCATATTCGCATTCATAGGCATGCCGCATGGCGTCGATCACCACCCGCGGCTTCTGCGCCGATGCGGCATTATCGAGATAGGTCAGCGGTTTGCCATAGACCTCGCGGCCCAGGATCGGAAAATCCGCCCGGATCGCCGCCACGTCGTAGGAACTCTCTTTCGCCTTCAACAGCATCATCGTCTCCAAGTCCCTCTGCCGTCAGAGGGCGGCGCTAAGGCCCCGATCCAATCTCCGCCCCACATCCTGAGGAGGCAGTCTCGACGGAACCATCCTCATCCTGAGGAGCAG
It encodes:
- a CDS encoding cysteine desulfurase, giving the protein MLLKAKESSYDVAAIRADFPILGREVYGKPLTYLDNAASAQKPRVVIDAMRHAYECEYANVHRGLHFLSNAATQNYEDARESVRSFLNAPSVDEIIFTRNATEAINLVAQSFGGMVIGEGDEIVLSLLEHHSNIVPWNFHRERRGAVIQWVPVDDSGALILEEYERLLGPKVKMVAITHMSNALGTITPMQEIIRLAHARGIPVLVDGSQSAVHQVVDVQALDCDFYVFTGHKTYGPTGIGVLYGKADILASMPPYQGGGEMIQDVSQEGVTYAPPPHRFEAGTPAIVQAIGLGAALDYMREVGREAIVAHEAQLLAYATEKLGEINSLRIFGTAQHKGAILSFEMEGAHAHDVATVIDRYGVAVRAGTHCAQPLLARFGVTSTCRASFGMYNTFEEVDRLAEALKAAARMFS